The bacterium genome has a window encoding:
- the aspS gene encoding aspartate--tRNA ligase has translation MSHELGDWRRTHTNGGLRRADVGRLVTLMGWVQTRRDLGGLIFIDLRDREGITQVVCNPQEAPEAAAVAAQVRSEYVLAVRGIVGDRPAGTANPKLATGEVEVRVRDLRVLNMAETPPFPIADAVGVDESVRLKYRYLDLRRPAMYRHLALRHRLAKAVRDHLSAEGFLEIETPMLIKSTPEGARDFLVPSRLHPGKFYVLPQSPQIFKQLLMVAGVERYFQIVRCFRDEDGRADRQPEFTQIDIEMSFVGVDDVIQLAEAVVAAAVRDAVDVDVRHPFPRMTYAEAMDRYGSDKPDVRFGMEIVDCSDLFRHSEFQVFARAVGAGGAVRGIRVPGAAGYSRREVQQLEEVAKGAGAPGLVPVHLDGEGARGPVARFLDPSQLAALRERLAATPGDLLLLVADAPRQASLALGRLRLELGRRLGLLTDRLAFVWVVEFPLLEHGQDADRLVAVHHPFTAPLDEDLPLLDRDPLRARAKAYDLVLNGVELGGGSIRIHRQELQARLFQVLGISDAAARERFGFLLDAFQYGAPPHGGIAVGLDRIVMLLAGQETIREVIAFPKTQSAADLMTGAPSPVEVEALDEAHIRLKMPPA, from the coding sequence ATGAGTCACGAGCTCGGCGACTGGCGGCGGACCCACACCAACGGCGGTCTCCGCCGGGCCGATGTGGGCCGGCTGGTCACGCTGATGGGATGGGTGCAGACCCGGCGCGACCTCGGCGGGCTGATCTTTATCGACCTCCGCGATCGCGAGGGGATCACGCAGGTCGTCTGCAACCCCCAGGAGGCCCCGGAGGCCGCCGCGGTGGCCGCCCAGGTCCGCAGCGAGTACGTGCTCGCCGTGCGGGGGATCGTGGGCGACCGCCCCGCCGGGACCGCCAACCCCAAACTCGCCACCGGTGAGGTGGAGGTGCGGGTCCGCGATCTCCGCGTGCTCAACATGGCGGAGACGCCGCCCTTTCCGATCGCCGACGCGGTCGGGGTCGACGAATCCGTCCGCCTAAAGTACCGGTACCTCGATCTGCGGCGGCCGGCGATGTACCGGCATCTGGCGCTCCGCCACCGCCTGGCAAAGGCCGTGCGCGATCATCTCAGCGCGGAGGGATTCCTGGAGATCGAGACGCCGATGCTGATCAAGAGCACCCCGGAGGGGGCGCGGGATTTTCTCGTGCCCAGCCGCCTGCACCCGGGCAAATTTTACGTGCTCCCCCAATCCCCGCAAATCTTCAAGCAGCTGCTGATGGTCGCCGGGGTGGAGCGGTACTTTCAGATCGTGCGGTGCTTCCGCGACGAAGACGGCCGCGCCGACCGCCAGCCGGAGTTCACCCAGATCGACATCGAGATGTCGTTTGTCGGGGTCGATGATGTGATCCAACTCGCCGAGGCGGTGGTTGCGGCGGCGGTGCGGGACGCGGTCGACGTCGATGTCCGGCACCCGTTTCCCCGGATGACCTACGCCGAGGCGATGGATCGATACGGGAGCGACAAGCCGGACGTTCGATTCGGCATGGAGATCGTCGATTGCTCCGATCTCTTCCGCCACAGCGAATTTCAGGTCTTCGCCAGGGCGGTCGGCGCAGGCGGGGCGGTCCGGGGGATCCGCGTGCCGGGAGCGGCCGGCTACAGCCGGCGGGAAGTACAGCAATTGGAAGAGGTGGCGAAGGGCGCCGGCGCGCCGGGGCTCGTTCCCGTCCACCTGGATGGGGAAGGGGCCCGGGGGCCGGTGGCACGTTTCCTCGACCCGTCACAGTTGGCGGCGCTCCGCGAACGGCTGGCGGCGACGCCCGGGGATCTCCTGCTGCTCGTGGCCGACGCTCCCCGCCAGGCGAGCCTGGCCTTGGGGCGGCTGCGGCTCGAGCTCGGCCGGCGGTTGGGGCTCTTGACCGACCGACTGGCGTTTGTGTGGGTGGTGGAGTTCCCGTTGCTGGAGCACGGGCAGGACGCCGACCGTTTGGTCGCGGTGCACCACCCGTTCACGGCGCCGCTGGACGAGGATCTGCCGCTGCTGGACCGCGATCCGCTCCGTGCGCGGGCCAAAGCCTACGATCTGGTGCTGAACGGGGTGGAGCTCGGCGGGGGAAGCATTCGGATCCACCGACAGGAACTCCAGGCCCGGCTGTTTCAAGTCCTGGGGATTTCCGACGCGGCGGCGCGGGAGCGCTTCGGGTTTCTGCTGGATGCGTTTCAGTATGGAGCGCCCCCGCACGGCGGGATCGCGGTGGGGCTCGATCGGATCGTGATGCTGCTCGCCGGCCAGGAAACGATCCGCGAGGTGATCGCCTTCCCCAAGACCCAGAGCGCGGCGGATCTGATGACCGGGGCGCCGTCACCGGTCGAGGTGGAGGCGCTGGACGAGGCGCACATCCGGTTGAAGATGCCCCCGGCGTGA
- the hisS gene encoding histidine--tRNA ligase, which translates to MVVKAPRGMQDILPADVGRWRRVEAGMRDLARRYGYREIRTPVVEHAEVFQRGIGSGTDIVDKEMYTFLDRGGRTLALRAEGTAPVMRAFLEHNLGAAGLPVKVYYICPIFRYDRPQAGRYRQHTQFGAEVLGSSDPAADAEVLSLGVRLVESFGVADVEVHLNSVGDAVCRPHYVQVLRDYFRPHLAEMCEDCQRRFETNPLRLLDCKRDEQIVRGAPPILSYLCNDCRVHFEGVQAHLGAIGIRYALDARIVRGLDYYTRTAAEVYSGRLGAQSAVFGGGRYDGLAEQLGGPPTPGVGFGLGVERLLLALDEERGLPAEPPPVDAYIATAGAETARALALADRLRASGLAVDTDVMARGLRAQMKQADRLEATFAVVLGEEELRRGVAGVREMGTGAQDEVALEALSEVLAARVRARVVGKGSG; encoded by the coding sequence ATGGTCGTGAAGGCGCCGCGGGGGATGCAGGACATCTTGCCCGCAGACGTTGGCCGGTGGCGTCGTGTCGAGGCCGGGATGCGAGATCTTGCTCGCCGGTACGGCTACCGCGAGATCCGGACGCCCGTTGTCGAGCACGCCGAGGTGTTCCAGCGCGGGATCGGCAGCGGGACCGACATTGTGGACAAGGAGATGTACACGTTCCTCGACCGGGGCGGGCGGACCCTGGCCCTCCGCGCGGAGGGCACCGCGCCGGTGATGCGGGCGTTTCTTGAGCACAACCTCGGCGCCGCCGGGTTGCCCGTTAAGGTCTACTACATCTGCCCGATCTTCCGCTACGATCGGCCGCAGGCGGGGCGGTACCGGCAGCACACGCAGTTCGGCGCTGAGGTGCTCGGGAGTTCCGACCCCGCCGCGGACGCGGAAGTGTTGAGCCTCGGCGTGCGCCTGGTGGAGTCGTTTGGGGTGGCGGACGTCGAGGTCCATCTCAACAGCGTCGGAGACGCCGTGTGTCGGCCCCATTACGTCCAGGTGCTGAGGGACTACTTTCGCCCGCACCTCGCCGAGATGTGCGAGGATTGTCAGCGGCGCTTCGAAACCAATCCGCTGCGCCTCCTGGATTGCAAGCGGGACGAGCAGATCGTCCGCGGCGCTCCGCCGATCCTCTCGTACCTCTGCAACGACTGCCGGGTTCACTTTGAGGGGGTGCAGGCGCACCTGGGAGCGATCGGGATCCGCTACGCGCTCGATGCGCGCATCGTTCGAGGGCTCGACTACTACACCCGGACCGCGGCCGAGGTCTACTCGGGCAGGCTGGGGGCGCAGAGTGCCGTCTTCGGGGGCGGGCGGTACGACGGGCTTGCCGAACAGCTCGGCGGGCCGCCCACCCCGGGCGTCGGGTTCGGGTTGGGGGTCGAACGACTGCTGCTCGCGCTCGACGAGGAACGGGGCCTCCCCGCGGAGCCACCCCCGGTGGACGCCTACATCGCCACGGCCGGCGCGGAGACGGCGCGCGCGCTCGCGCTGGCGGATCGGCTCCGTGCGAGCGGCCTCGCCGTGGACACCGATGTGATGGCGCGCGGGCTGCGGGCCCAGATGAAACAGGCGGACCGTCTGGAGGCGACCTTCGCCGTGGTGCTGGGGGAGGAGGAGCTCCGGCGGGGGGTGGCTGGCGTCCGCGAGATGGGAACGGGGGCCCAAGACGAGGTCGCGCTGGAGGCGCTGTCCGAGGTGCTGGCGGCGCGGGTGCGGGCCCGGGTGGTCGGAAAGGGATCCGGATGA
- a CDS encoding aminotransferase class V-fold PLP-dependent enzyme yields the protein MTQVVPEPSPARGGAIAEEAPSWGAYRDEFPIFREATYLNSCSLGALGMRVRHAVERCLDLWASMGASAWYGPWWKELDDLRGSVARLIGAGAEDVALFPSITGAVSAVASCFDYRTRPRVVVADIDFPTVPYQWLAKHAAGVEVTFVHSPDGLTVPLERFERAIDERTQLVATSHVYFQSGAIQDVAALARMAHRHGALLLVDAYQSIGQLPFDVRAAGVDFLVTGGLKWLLGGPGIAYLYARRDLQASLRPGVVGWFAHRDQFAFDITHFAYADGARRLEGGTPAIAAVHAGRAGLEYVHEVSPTRLRARQMELTAALVEAVRGIGLEPRLVGDVAAHAGIITVPVPDPPATVAALAREHIIVDQRPGVVRLSPYFYNTVEDIERTAAALRRHAR from the coding sequence GTGACCCAGGTGGTCCCGGAACCTTCCCCGGCGCGCGGCGGGGCGATCGCCGAGGAGGCCCCGTCGTGGGGGGCCTATCGGGATGAGTTCCCGATCTTTCGCGAGGCCACGTACCTCAATTCGTGCTCGCTCGGCGCGCTCGGGATGAGGGTGCGGCACGCCGTCGAGCGGTGCCTCGACCTCTGGGCGTCGATGGGCGCCTCCGCCTGGTACGGACCCTGGTGGAAGGAGCTGGACGACCTGCGCGGCTCGGTCGCCCGCCTCATCGGCGCCGGGGCGGAAGACGTGGCGTTGTTCCCGTCAATTACGGGAGCGGTATCGGCGGTGGCGAGTTGTTTCGACTATCGCACGCGCCCGCGGGTCGTGGTCGCGGACATCGATTTCCCCACCGTCCCCTATCAGTGGCTGGCCAAACACGCCGCCGGGGTGGAGGTGACTTTCGTCCACAGCCCGGACGGCCTTACGGTGCCGCTGGAGCGCTTCGAGCGCGCGATCGACGAGCGGACGCAGCTGGTGGCCACCTCGCACGTCTATTTTCAGAGCGGGGCAATCCAGGACGTGGCCGCCCTGGCGCGAATGGCGCACCGCCACGGCGCCCTCCTGCTGGTCGACGCCTATCAGTCGATCGGTCAACTGCCGTTCGACGTGCGCGCCGCCGGGGTGGACTTTCTCGTGACGGGCGGGCTGAAGTGGCTCCTTGGGGGTCCGGGGATCGCGTACCTTTATGCACGCCGCGACCTGCAGGCGTCGCTGCGCCCCGGCGTGGTGGGGTGGTTTGCCCACCGCGATCAGTTCGCGTTCGATATCACCCACTTTGCGTACGCGGATGGGGCCCGCCGGCTTGAAGGGGGCACCCCCGCGATCGCGGCCGTCCACGCCGGCCGGGCGGGGCTGGAGTACGTCCACGAAGTATCCCCGACCCGACTGCGCGCGCGCCAGATGGAATTGACCGCGGCCCTGGTCGAAGCGGTGCGGGGCATCGGGCTGGAGCCGCGCCTGGTTGGCGATGTCGCCGCGCACGCTGGCATCATCACCGTCCCCGTCCCCGATCCTCCCGCGACGGTCGCGGCGCTGGCGCGGGAGCACATCATCGTCGATCAGCGGCCCGGAGTCGTGCGCCTATCGCCGTACTTCTACAACACCGTCGAGGACATCGAACGGACCGCGGCCGCGCTGCGGCGGCACGCGCGCTAA
- the ctaD gene encoding cytochrome c oxidase subunit I has protein sequence MSEGSAAFAGAVSPPAAAEGAGLYRWIASLDHKQIGIMYLISTFVFFVVGGIEALLIRTQLAVPNNTMLGPQAYNQLFTMHGTTMIFLVVMPMLIGLATYLVPLQIGARDIAYPRMNALSLWLLVFGGLLLYYSFLAGGAPDAGWFSYAPLSEKPYATTTGVDYWALGLLATGIGTVAASINLIVTILTLRAPGMSMTRLPLFTWMVLVNSILILCALPVLNASLVMLLIDRLLNAHFFAPQTGGSAVLWQHYFWAFGHPEVYIMVLPAFGIISEVIPVFSRKSIYGYEFVAASTAAIAFLSLTVWAHHMFAVGLGRSADLFFAVASMLIAIPTGIKVLNWCATMWGGAIRLTTAMLFALAFLAMFTIGGITGVSFTAVPIDWQVEDTYYVVAHMHYVLFGGTAFAMFAGVYYWFPKMTGRMLWESWGKWHFWLTFVGFNVTFMIQHLLGLMGMPRRVFTYPALPYWGTFNMISTVGAYLLAFSVLVFLWNVAASLRSGRPAGENPWHAWTLEWATPSPPPEHNFDLVPPVRGRRPLWDLEHPDRAAPARGGGSQRAAGRTAIPAPRLGMLLFIGTEGVFFLMLILAYVYYHAAAHTGVVAARVLAPGRAAVNTLCLIGSSVTLYWGGKSLERRRPAALAGWLAVTIALGALFLVGQGREWLALVHANVTVSRDLFGTTFFTLTGFHGLHVLVGLILLAVLFTLAAVGQFPGPRSAGVEVVTLYWHFVDAVWIVIYGLIYLWALVG, from the coding sequence ATGAGCGAAGGCTCCGCGGCCTTTGCGGGCGCGGTTTCTCCTCCCGCGGCGGCGGAGGGCGCGGGGCTCTACCGGTGGATCGCCTCCCTCGATCACAAGCAGATCGGCATCATGTATTTGATCAGCACGTTCGTGTTCTTCGTCGTCGGCGGCATCGAAGCGCTCTTGATTCGCACCCAGCTCGCCGTCCCCAACAACACGATGCTCGGCCCGCAGGCGTACAATCAACTCTTCACCATGCACGGGACCACGATGATCTTCCTCGTGGTGATGCCGATGCTGATCGGGCTGGCGACGTATCTCGTCCCGCTCCAGATCGGCGCGCGCGACATCGCCTACCCGCGCATGAACGCGCTGAGCCTCTGGCTGCTGGTGTTCGGCGGGCTGCTGCTCTACTACAGTTTCCTGGCGGGAGGGGCTCCCGACGCCGGGTGGTTCAGCTACGCACCGCTCAGCGAGAAACCCTACGCGACGACGACGGGGGTGGACTACTGGGCGCTGGGGTTGCTGGCGACCGGCATCGGCACCGTTGCCGCCTCGATCAACCTCATCGTCACGATCCTGACGCTCCGCGCCCCCGGCATGTCCATGACCCGGCTGCCGCTGTTCACATGGATGGTGCTCGTCAACTCCATCCTGATCCTGTGCGCCCTGCCGGTGCTGAACGCGTCGCTCGTGATGCTCCTGATCGATCGGCTGCTCAACGCACACTTCTTCGCCCCCCAAACGGGAGGATCGGCGGTCCTCTGGCAGCACTACTTTTGGGCGTTCGGCCACCCCGAGGTCTACATCATGGTCCTCCCCGCCTTCGGGATCATTTCCGAAGTCATCCCCGTCTTCTCGCGCAAGTCCATCTACGGCTACGAGTTCGTGGCCGCCTCGACCGCGGCGATCGCGTTTCTCAGCCTGACGGTGTGGGCGCACCACATGTTCGCGGTGGGACTGGGGCGGTCGGCCGACCTCTTTTTCGCCGTGGCCAGCATGCTGATCGCGATCCCGACGGGGATCAAAGTGCTGAACTGGTGCGCGACGATGTGGGGCGGGGCGATTCGGTTGACGACCGCGATGTTGTTTGCACTGGCCTTCCTCGCCATGTTCACGATCGGGGGGATCACCGGCGTGAGCTTCACCGCCGTGCCGATCGATTGGCAGGTCGAGGACACCTACTACGTGGTGGCCCACATGCACTACGTGCTCTTTGGCGGCACCGCGTTCGCGATGTTCGCGGGAGTGTACTACTGGTTTCCGAAGATGACCGGTCGGATGCTGTGGGAGTCGTGGGGAAAGTGGCACTTCTGGCTGACGTTTGTGGGGTTCAACGTGACCTTCATGATCCAGCACCTCCTGGGGTTGATGGGGATGCCCCGGCGGGTGTTCACGTACCCCGCGCTCCCGTACTGGGGAACGTTCAACATGATCTCGACGGTCGGGGCCTATCTCCTGGCGTTCTCGGTGCTGGTGTTCCTCTGGAACGTCGCCGCCAGCCTGCGATCCGGGCGGCCCGCCGGCGAGAATCCGTGGCACGCCTGGACCTTGGAGTGGGCAACACCGTCACCGCCCCCCGAGCACAACTTCGATCTGGTGCCGCCGGTGCGGGGCCGACGTCCGTTGTGGGACCTGGAGCATCCCGACCGAGCGGCCCCGGCCCGGGGAGGCGGGTCGCAGCGAGCGGCCGGCCGCACGGCGATCCCCGCCCCCCGACTCGGGATGCTGCTCTTCATTGGGACCGAGGGCGTGTTCTTCCTGATGCTGATCCTGGCCTACGTGTACTACCACGCGGCGGCGCACACGGGCGTCGTGGCGGCGCGCGTGCTCGCGCCGGGTCGCGCCGCCGTGAACACGCTGTGCCTGATCGGGAGCAGCGTGACGCTCTACTGGGGGGGAAAGAGCCTGGAACGCCGCCGTCCCGCCGCCCTCGCCGGGTGGCTGGCCGTGACGATCGCCCTCGGCGCCTTGTTCCTGGTCGGTCAGGGGCGGGAGTGGCTCGCGCTCGTCCACGCGAACGTGACGGTGAGCCGGGACCTGTTCGGGACGACGTTCTTCACGCTGACCGGCTTTCACGGGCTGCATGTCCTCGTCGGGTTGATCCTGCTTGCCGTATTGTTCACCCTGGCGGCCGTCGGGCAGTTCCCCGGGCCGAGATCCGCGGGGGTGGAAGTGGTGACCCTCTACTGGCACTTCGTCGATGCGGTTTGGATCGTGATCTACGGCCTGATCTATCTCTGGGCGCTGGTCGGATGA
- a CDS encoding class I fructose-bisphosphate aldolase has product MQHPTRVREILGWYRSDNPGTLANLARLLTHGVLGGTGRLVILPVDQGFEHGPARSFAPNPPGYDPRYHFALAIEAGCNAFAAPLGFIEAGAAEFAGEIPLILKLNNHDLLTEERDPAPALTASVRDALRLGCCAVGFTIYPGSARSRAMYQQLREVAEEAKAAGLAVVVWSYPRGSGLSREGETAVDVIAYAAHIAAQLGAHLIKVKLPTAHIEEPQARAVYAQNAIPIDTPADRVRHVVQATFSGRRIVIFSGGPREEDEMMFDEVRAIRAGGGFGSIIGRNSFQRPRPAALRFLRTIMQIYAGDAT; this is encoded by the coding sequence ATGCAGCACCCGACCCGAGTACGGGAGATCCTGGGGTGGTATCGGAGCGACAACCCCGGGACGCTCGCAAACCTCGCACGACTCCTGACCCACGGCGTGTTGGGGGGGACGGGACGGCTCGTCATCCTCCCCGTGGATCAGGGGTTTGAGCACGGACCCGCCCGGAGCTTCGCCCCGAACCCTCCCGGCTACGATCCGCGCTACCATTTCGCCCTGGCGATCGAAGCCGGGTGCAACGCGTTTGCCGCTCCGCTCGGGTTCATCGAGGCCGGGGCGGCCGAGTTCGCGGGCGAGATCCCGCTGATCCTCAAGCTGAACAACCACGATCTCCTGACCGAGGAACGCGACCCCGCGCCCGCGCTGACCGCCAGCGTCCGCGACGCGCTGCGCCTCGGTTGCTGCGCCGTTGGATTTACGATCTACCCGGGATCGGCCAGGAGCCGGGCGATGTACCAGCAGCTCCGTGAGGTGGCCGAGGAGGCGAAGGCGGCGGGGCTCGCGGTCGTCGTCTGGTCGTACCCGAGGGGCTCGGGGCTCAGCCGAGAGGGAGAGACCGCCGTGGACGTGATCGCCTACGCCGCCCACATCGCCGCACAACTGGGCGCCCATCTCATCAAGGTGAAGCTGCCGACCGCCCATATCGAGGAGCCCCAGGCCCGCGCGGTCTACGCGCAGAACGCGATTCCGATCGACACCCCTGCCGACCGCGTCCGGCACGTGGTGCAGGCGACGTTCTCGGGACGACGCATCGTCATCTTCTCCGGCGGGCCACGGGAAGAGGACGAGATGATGTTCGACGAGGTGCGGGCGATCCGCGCGGGTGGGGGGTTCGGCTCGATCATCGGCCGCAACTCGTTCCAGCGCCCGCGGCCGGCGGCCCTCCGGTTCCTGCGCACGATCATGCAGATCTACGCGGGGGACGCGACGTGA
- a CDS encoding Rieske (2Fe-2S) protein, giving the protein MNGNRPASPPAESAAPPGRREALTRVSVALGALGAAIVAVPIVGFLLAPLFERQVQVWRPVGAADGFRIGETVKVDFPDSSPLPWAGIVAQTAAWLRRESEDHFVAFSVHCTHLGCPVRWLPGADLFMCPCHGGVYYKDGTVAAGPPPKPLSQYPVRVRNGQVEIQTSPIPITT; this is encoded by the coding sequence GTGAACGGTAACCGTCCCGCCTCCCCACCGGCGGAGTCGGCCGCGCCCCCGGGCCGGCGCGAGGCCCTGACCCGGGTGAGCGTGGCCCTCGGCGCGCTCGGCGCCGCGATCGTCGCCGTGCCGATCGTCGGGTTCCTGCTCGCGCCGCTGTTCGAGCGGCAGGTTCAGGTGTGGCGGCCGGTCGGCGCGGCGGACGGGTTCCGAATCGGAGAGACGGTCAAGGTCGACTTTCCCGATTCCTCGCCGCTGCCGTGGGCGGGGATCGTCGCGCAGACCGCGGCGTGGCTGCGGCGGGAGTCGGAGGACCACTTCGTCGCATTTTCGGTGCACTGCACCCACCTGGGGTGCCCGGTGCGGTGGCTTCCCGGTGCCGACCTGTTCATGTGCCCGTGTCACGGCGGCGTGTACTACAAGGACGGCACGGTCGCCGCCGGCCCCCCACCGAAGCCGCTGTCGCAGTACCCGGTGCGGGTGCGCAACGGACAGGTCGAGATCCAGACGAGCCCGATTCCGATCACGACGTGA
- the coxB gene encoding cytochrome c oxidase subunit II: MPIGPLPNPASPQAQATWNLFVFVLALGGAVFLLIAGLIVVAVVRFRDRPGRAEPRQGPASPRAEIAWVVGAGILLLAIFVATVITMRIVDPPAGRRIPDLVVTGHQWWWEVSYPGQGIVTANEIHIPTDRAVLVHLISADVIHDFWIPQLARKMDLTPGYPTDIWLQADRPGVYLGACAEFCGAQHAWMRIRVIAEPAAAFAAWVQQQRQPPPPPPGPEAAVGVQLYQEDTCGRCHGTGIGPDLSHVASRQTLAAGLLENTPADLARWLADPQSVKSGSLMPNFHLSAADVRALVAYLETLR; the protein is encoded by the coding sequence GTGCCGATCGGTCCCCTCCCGAACCCCGCGTCTCCCCAGGCTCAGGCGACCTGGAACCTGTTCGTCTTCGTGCTGGCGCTTGGAGGCGCCGTGTTCTTGCTCATCGCCGGGCTGATCGTCGTGGCGGTCGTCCGGTTTCGCGACCGCCCGGGGCGTGCGGAACCGCGACAGGGTCCCGCGTCGCCGAGGGCGGAGATCGCCTGGGTCGTCGGCGCCGGCATCCTGCTCCTCGCGATCTTCGTGGCGACGGTCATCACGATGCGGATCGTCGATCCGCCGGCCGGACGGCGCATCCCGGATCTCGTGGTCACCGGGCACCAGTGGTGGTGGGAGGTGAGCTACCCCGGTCAGGGGATCGTGACCGCGAACGAGATCCACATCCCGACCGATCGGGCGGTGCTCGTCCACCTCATCTCGGCCGACGTCATCCACGATTTTTGGATCCCGCAACTCGCGCGCAAAATGGACCTCACCCCGGGCTATCCCACCGACATCTGGCTCCAGGCCGATAGGCCCGGCGTGTACCTGGGCGCCTGCGCCGAGTTTTGCGGCGCCCAGCACGCCTGGATGCGAATTCGGGTGATCGCCGAACCGGCCGCGGCGTTCGCGGCTTGGGTGCAGCAGCAGCGCCAACCCCCGCCGCCCCCGCCGGGTCCGGAGGCGGCCGTGGGCGTGCAGCTCTACCAAGAAGACACCTGCGGCCGCTGCCACGGGACCGGGATCGGCCCCGATCTCAGCCACGTCGCCAGCCGCCAGACGCTGGCCGCGGGGCTGCTGGAAAACACCCCCGCCGACCTGGCCCGGTGGCTCGCCGATCCGCAGTCGGTCAAGTCCGGGAGCCTGATGCCCAATTTCCACCTCAGCGCCGCCGACGTGCGGGCGCTGGTCGCCTACCTGGAGACCCTGAGATGA
- a CDS encoding cytochrome b N-terminal domain-containing protein: MGVLKRAWRAFDDRIGVSDILGPVLKHPVPPDARWYYIFGSATLFAFLVQVATGIALALAYIPSTANAYDTLQFITHQAPFGRLLRGMHYFGASAMVLLIGVHMARTFLMGAYKFPREANWLTGVVLFVVTIIIAFTGQLLRWDQTAVWSIAVAAEQTGRIPLIGPALARFLLAGDTWGGQTLSRFFAFHVFFIPAVIFVFIGVHLWLVLRHGISEPPRAGRVLDPRTYRAWYRALLSREGRPFWPDAAWRDLLFGVGVIAAIAFAAVVLGPPELGNPPDPTIIQADPRPDWYLLWYFGLLALLPPAIETPVMVLAPLVALAVLLLVPAVSNRGERSPARRPWAIGFVFLTCLMIGTLWIAGARSPWSPVFSAGPIPARIVGTTAQPVAWGGRLFYDKGCEYCHTIAGYGGTRGPDLTTVGDRLTPEELTWRILNGGTNMPAFAGNLTPEQLDALIAFLKSRTAR, translated from the coding sequence ATGGGAGTGCTGAAGCGCGCCTGGCGCGCGTTCGACGATCGGATAGGGGTGTCGGACATCCTCGGTCCCGTGCTCAAACACCCGGTGCCGCCCGACGCCCGCTGGTACTACATCTTTGGCAGCGCGACGCTCTTCGCGTTCCTCGTGCAGGTGGCGACCGGGATCGCGCTGGCGCTGGCCTACATTCCCTCGACGGCGAACGCCTACGATACGCTGCAGTTCATCACCCATCAGGCGCCGTTCGGGAGGCTTCTGCGCGGGATGCACTACTTTGGCGCCTCGGCGATGGTCCTGCTGATCGGCGTCCACATGGCGCGCACCTTTTTGATGGGGGCCTACAAGTTTCCACGAGAGGCGAACTGGCTCACGGGCGTGGTCCTGTTTGTGGTGACGATCATCATCGCGTTTACCGGTCAGCTGCTGCGGTGGGATCAGACCGCGGTGTGGTCGATTGCCGTCGCCGCCGAGCAGACGGGGCGGATCCCGCTGATCGGCCCGGCCCTGGCGCGGTTCCTGCTGGCCGGGGACACCTGGGGCGGGCAGACGCTCAGCCGGTTTTTCGCCTTCCACGTGTTCTTCATCCCGGCGGTGATCTTTGTGTTCATCGGCGTGCACCTCTGGTTGGTGCTGCGCCACGGCATCTCGGAGCCCCCCCGCGCCGGGCGGGTCCTCGATCCGCGGACGTATCGGGCCTGGTACCGGGCGTTGCTCAGCCGCGAGGGGCGGCCGTTCTGGCCGGATGCGGCGTGGCGGGACCTCCTCTTCGGGGTCGGCGTCATCGCCGCGATCGCTTTTGCGGCGGTCGTGTTGGGCCCCCCGGAACTCGGCAACCCGCCGGACCCGACGATCATCCAAGCGGACCCCCGGCCCGATTGGTACCTGCTGTGGTACTTCGGGTTGCTGGCGCTGCTCCCGCCGGCGATCGAGACCCCCGTGATGGTCCTGGCGCCGCTGGTGGCGTTGGCCGTGCTGTTGCTCGTGCCCGCCGTCTCCAACCGCGGGGAGCGCAGCCCCGCCCGCCGCCCATGGGCGATTGGATTCGTGTTCCTGACCTGCCTCATGATCGGCACCCTGTGGATTGCCGGGGCGAGGTCGCCCTGGTCCCCGGTGTTCTCCGCCGGACCGATCCCGGCGCGGATCGTCGGGACGACGGCCCAACCCGTTGCGTGGGGAGGGCGGCTGTTCTACGACAAGGGGTGCGAGTACTGCCATACGATCGCGGGGTACGGCGGCACGCGGGGGCCGGACCTCACCACGGTCGGCGATCGGCTGACGCCGGAGGAACTGACCTGGCGGATCCTCAACGGGGGGACCAATATGCCGGCGTTCGCCGGAAACCTCACCCCGGAGCAACTCGATGCGCTGATCGCGTTCCTCAAATCGCGGACCGCGCGCTGA
- the dtd gene encoding D-aminoacyl-tRNA deacylase: MRALLQRVRRADVRVRGTSPTEAADDPGELVGQIGPGLVVLLGVGVEDTLEAARHLARRVAHLRIFEDEAGRLNRSALEVGGEILSISQFTLYADTSGGRRPGFSRAAPPETAEPLYLEFNRALEATGLRVVPGRFRTHMTVAIHNDGPVTLMLDSRER; the protein is encoded by the coding sequence ATGCGAGCTCTCCTGCAGCGGGTGCGCCGCGCCGACGTGCGCGTGCGCGGCACCTCTCCCACCGAAGCGGCGGACGATCCCGGGGAGCTGGTCGGTCAGATCGGGCCCGGGCTGGTGGTGCTGCTCGGGGTGGGGGTGGAGGATACCCTCGAGGCGGCACGGCATCTCGCGCGGCGGGTGGCACACCTCCGCATCTTTGAGGACGAGGCCGGCCGACTCAACCGGTCGGCGCTCGAGGTTGGCGGGGAGATCCTCAGCATCTCCCAGTTTACCTTGTACGCCGATACGAGCGGCGGCCGGCGGCCGGGCTTCTCGAGAGCCGCCCCACCGGAGACCGCGGAGCCGCTGTACCTCGAGTTCAACCGCGCGCTTGAGGCAACGGGCCTGCGCGTCGTGCCGGGCCGGTTTCGGACCCACATGACCGTGGCGATTCACAACGACGGACCGGTCACCCTCATGCTGGACAGCCGGGAGCGATGA